From one Halosimplex rubrum genomic stretch:
- a CDS encoding universal stress protein, with protein MDRPLVVYDDENTELLEEAGEIAAGIDAELIVLSLMTADEFREAREALDVVAQEEHTAYDDSVVIDAAKKQAREAAKDLFDDDIDYRVVGARIGDGESEADRILEVADDNDVDHVFITGQKRSPTGKAVFGDRVQSIILNFDGPVTSLLG; from the coding sequence ATGGACCGACCGCTTGTGGTCTACGACGACGAGAACACGGAACTGCTCGAAGAGGCGGGGGAGATCGCCGCCGGCATCGACGCGGAGCTGATCGTCCTCTCGCTGATGACCGCCGACGAGTTCAGGGAGGCCCGCGAGGCGCTCGACGTGGTCGCCCAGGAGGAACACACCGCCTACGACGACAGCGTCGTCATCGACGCGGCGAAGAAACAGGCCCGCGAGGCGGCCAAAGACCTGTTCGACGACGACATCGACTACCGCGTCGTCGGTGCTCGGATCGGCGACGGCGAGAGCGAGGCCGACCGCATCCTCGAGGTCGCCGACGACAACGACGTCGACCACGTGTTCATCACCGGGCAGAAGCGCTCGCCGACGGGCAAAGCCGTCTTCGGCGACCGCGTCCAGTCGATCATCCTCAACTTCGACGGACCGGTGACGAGCCTGCTCGGCTGA